One window of Burkholderia cepacia GG4 genomic DNA carries:
- a CDS encoding 2-hydroxyacid dehydrogenase, producing MTIDILLTQPLPDAIDAELSARYAVHRLYAADQPEALLERVAPRIRGVVTGGANGLSAALMDRLSALEIVAISGIGTDAVDLDRARARGIHVTTTPDVLTDDVADMAMGLILMTLRDLGAGDRIVRAGRWGKAAQPLATQVTGKRLGIVGLGRVGRAIAQRAQAFRMPVSYCGPREHRDSGYRYEPDLIALARDSDVLVLAASADHGNVLVTADVLAALGNQGFLINVARGKLVDEAALVRALADGTIAGAGLDVFANEPHVPPALLELERVVVQPHRASATHETREAMGRIVLANLAACFAGQRPPTSVTR from the coding sequence ATGACCATCGACATCCTGCTCACCCAGCCGCTCCCCGACGCCATCGACGCCGAACTGTCCGCCCGCTACGCGGTACACCGGCTGTATGCGGCCGACCAACCGGAGGCGCTGCTCGAGCGCGTCGCGCCGCGTATCCGCGGCGTCGTCACGGGTGGCGCGAACGGCCTGTCCGCCGCGTTGATGGACCGGCTGAGCGCGCTCGAAATCGTCGCGATCAGCGGCATCGGCACCGACGCCGTCGATCTCGACCGCGCCCGCGCCCGTGGCATCCACGTGACGACGACGCCCGACGTGCTGACCGACGACGTCGCCGACATGGCGATGGGGCTGATCCTGATGACGCTGCGCGACCTCGGCGCCGGCGACCGGATCGTGCGCGCCGGCCGCTGGGGCAAAGCCGCACAGCCGCTCGCGACGCAGGTGACGGGCAAGCGGCTCGGCATCGTCGGCCTCGGCCGGGTCGGACGCGCGATCGCGCAGCGCGCGCAGGCATTCCGGATGCCGGTCAGCTATTGCGGCCCGCGCGAACACCGCGACAGCGGCTATCGCTACGAGCCCGACCTGATCGCGCTCGCGCGCGACAGCGACGTGCTCGTGCTCGCGGCGTCGGCCGATCACGGCAACGTGCTCGTCACGGCCGACGTGCTCGCCGCGCTCGGCAACCAAGGATTCCTGATCAATGTCGCGCGCGGCAAGCTCGTCGACGAAGCGGCGCTCGTGCGTGCGCTCGCGGACGGCACGATCGCCGGCGCAGGCCTCGACGTGTTCGCGAACGAACCGCACGTGCCGCCGGCACTGCTCGAACTCGAGCGTGTCGTCGTGCAGCCGCACCGCGCGAGCGCGACGCACGAGACGCGCGAAGCAATGGGCCGGATCGTGCTTGCCAACCTCGCCGCGTGCTTCGCGGGCCAGCGCCCGCCGACCAGCGTCACGCGCTGA
- a CDS encoding LysR substrate-binding domain-containing protein — MIELNQLRCFVAVAEELHFGRAARRLFMTQPPLSRQIQLLEHALGIALLERSSRQVRLTAAGERFLRDARHILEFSARAEQAAQRVAQGGAGRITLGFTAVSAYRMIPELLAHAAHALPEVDVELREMVSTVQIDALASRMLDAGFVRQRAARQPLEYRLVQREPLLVAVAPGAPLAAYERIGPDELDQQPFIAYAPNEGKYFHDMIAGMFAGAGRLPNYLHYVGQTHTILGLVRAGLGAALVPASARELHVDGVVFRPLAGVDLAAELYLAWRADNDNPALPVFNAMVERFLTAGADGGVG, encoded by the coding sequence ATGATTGAACTGAACCAGCTTCGCTGCTTCGTCGCCGTGGCCGAGGAACTGCATTTCGGCCGCGCTGCCCGGCGGCTCTTCATGACGCAGCCGCCGCTCAGCCGGCAGATCCAGCTGCTCGAACATGCACTCGGCATCGCGCTGCTCGAACGCAGCAGCCGGCAGGTCCGGCTGACTGCGGCCGGCGAGCGCTTCCTGCGCGATGCGCGGCACATCCTCGAGTTTTCCGCGCGGGCCGAGCAGGCCGCGCAGCGGGTCGCGCAGGGTGGTGCCGGCCGCATCACGCTCGGCTTCACGGCCGTCAGCGCATACCGGATGATTCCGGAGTTGCTCGCACACGCGGCGCACGCGTTGCCGGAAGTCGATGTCGAGTTGCGCGAAATGGTGTCGACGGTGCAGATCGACGCGCTCGCATCGCGCATGCTCGATGCGGGCTTCGTGCGCCAGCGCGCCGCGCGCCAGCCGCTCGAATACCGGCTCGTGCAGCGCGAGCCGCTGCTCGTCGCGGTCGCGCCGGGTGCGCCGCTCGCCGCGTACGAACGCATCGGTCCTGACGAGCTCGACCAGCAGCCGTTCATCGCGTATGCGCCGAACGAGGGAAAGTACTTCCACGACATGATCGCGGGGATGTTCGCAGGCGCCGGGCGCTTGCCGAACTACCTGCATTACGTCGGGCAGACCCACACGATCCTCGGCCTCGTGCGTGCCGGGCTCGGCGCCGCGCTCGTGCCGGCGTCGGCGCGCGAGCTGCATGTCGACGGGGTGGTGTTCCGGCCGCTCGCCGGCGTCGACCTGGCGGCCGAGCTGTATCTCGCGTGGCGCGCGGACAACGACAATCCGGCGCTGCCCGTGTTCAACGCGATGGTCGAGCGGTTTCTGACGGCAGGGGCGGACGGCGGCGTCGGTTAG
- a CDS encoding TRAP transporter substrate-binding protein, giving the protein MTTFTRRRFLQTASAASLAVAGGLPALGRAAQPTVTLRCSSSMPADQNAAHYVWYERLAANLKASVGDAIRVDYFPNSQLGKESDVAQQVKIGAIDMMIAGSSIWATVAPELGMLDLGYLFDSYAHVAKVLDGPVGTSLNTLLQKRAGCSVLTWGSHFGGRCVFTKQPVTALQGVKGTKLRVLPTPAFMDTFKAMGAVPTPIPFGELYMAVQTGVVDGLEHDPATVLASRFDEIVKSCWQSHHVFAAMTVVMGRRALDRIPANLRPAFDRAVADATAQQRAIATQKAEQAEAALKQHGMTFHPMADAERTALRQTMHDRLYVAFAKQYPATAPLFPAIAAARG; this is encoded by the coding sequence ATGACTACCTTCACCCGGCGGCGCTTTCTGCAAACGGCGTCCGCCGCCTCGCTCGCGGTCGCGGGCGGCTTGCCGGCGCTGGGCCGCGCGGCGCAGCCGACCGTGACGCTGCGCTGCTCGTCGTCGATGCCGGCCGACCAGAACGCCGCGCACTACGTGTGGTACGAGCGCCTCGCCGCGAACCTGAAGGCGAGCGTCGGTGACGCGATCCGGGTCGACTACTTTCCGAACAGTCAGCTCGGCAAGGAAAGCGACGTCGCGCAGCAGGTCAAGATCGGCGCGATCGACATGATGATCGCGGGGTCGTCGATCTGGGCCACGGTCGCGCCGGAACTCGGCATGCTCGATCTCGGCTACCTGTTCGACAGCTATGCGCATGTCGCGAAGGTGCTCGACGGCCCGGTCGGCACGAGCCTGAACACGCTGCTGCAAAAGCGCGCGGGCTGCTCGGTGCTGACCTGGGGCTCGCACTTCGGCGGGCGCTGCGTGTTCACGAAGCAGCCGGTGACGGCGCTGCAGGGCGTGAAGGGCACGAAGCTGCGCGTGCTGCCGACGCCGGCGTTCATGGACACCTTCAAGGCGATGGGCGCGGTGCCGACGCCGATTCCGTTCGGCGAGCTGTACATGGCCGTGCAGACGGGCGTCGTCGACGGGCTCGAGCACGATCCGGCCACCGTGCTCGCGAGCCGCTTCGACGAGATCGTCAAGTCGTGCTGGCAATCGCACCACGTGTTCGCGGCGATGACCGTGGTGATGGGGCGGCGCGCGCTCGACCGGATTCCCGCGAACCTGCGCCCGGCGTTCGACCGCGCGGTGGCCGATGCGACCGCGCAGCAGCGCGCGATCGCGACGCAGAAGGCCGAGCAGGCGGAAGCGGCGCTGAAGCAGCACGGAATGACGTTCCATCCGATGGCGGACGCCGAGCGCACGGCGCTGCGGCAGACGATGCACGACCGGCTCTACGTCGCGTTCGCGAAGCAGTACCCGGCCACTGCGCCGTTGTTTCCGGCGATCGCCGCCGCGCGGGGTTGA